A region from the Sphingomonas brevis genome encodes:
- a CDS encoding type II secretion system F family protein produces the protein METSTGPTLLGVDVIWVATVLSAVATLAVIVALYAATTVRDPMARRVKALNERREQLKAGIVASTNKRKKLTNKNVAADRVRGILSSFKMLQDDQIKKTQIRLMQAGIRTKDLAFFIIFARFVLPVVLGIGAVVLIYGVDFFPGWSWFKKYAFVAGTLVGSYKAPDVWLTNKVKKRSDAIRKGLPDALDLLVICAEAGLTVDAAFNRVAKELGKAYPELGDEFGLTAIELGFLAERRQAFENFAMRVDLDAVRGVVTTMIQTEKYGTPLASALRVLSAEFRNERMMRAEEKAARLPAIMTIPLILFILPTLFIVILGPAACSISDNLFK, from the coding sequence ATGGAAACTTCCACCGGACCTACTCTACTCGGCGTCGACGTCATCTGGGTGGCGACCGTGCTCAGCGCGGTGGCGACGCTCGCGGTGATCGTTGCGCTCTATGCGGCGACCACCGTCCGCGATCCAATGGCTCGCCGGGTGAAGGCGCTCAACGAGCGCCGTGAGCAATTGAAGGCCGGCATCGTCGCCTCGACCAACAAGCGCAAGAAGCTGACCAACAAGAATGTCGCGGCCGATCGCGTGCGCGGCATCCTCAGCAGCTTCAAGATGCTGCAGGACGACCAGATCAAGAAGACCCAGATCCGCCTGATGCAGGCCGGCATCCGGACCAAGGATCTGGCCTTCTTCATCATCTTCGCCCGCTTCGTCCTGCCGGTCGTGCTCGGCATCGGCGCGGTCGTACTGATCTACGGCGTCGACTTCTTCCCCGGCTGGTCGTGGTTCAAGAAATACGCCTTCGTCGCCGGCACGCTGGTCGGCAGCTACAAGGCGCCGGACGTCTGGCTGACCAACAAGGTCAAGAAGCGCAGTGACGCCATTCGCAAGGGCCTGCCCGACGCGCTCGACCTGCTCGTGATCTGCGCCGAAGCCGGCCTCACCGTCGACGCCGCGTTCAACCGCGTCGCCAAGGAATTGGGCAAGGCCTATCCGGAGCTGGGCGACGAATTCGGCCTGACCGCGATTGAGCTGGGATTCCTCGCCGAGCGCCGCCAGGCATTTGAGAATTTCGCCATGCGCGTCGACCTCGACGCCGTTCGCGGCGTGGTCACGACCATGATCCAGACCGAGAAATACGGTACGCCGCTCGCCTCCGCGCTGCGCGTGCTGTCGGCCGAGTTCCGTAACGAGCGCATGATGCGCGCCGAGGAAAAGGCGGCTCGCCTCCCGGCGATCATGACCATTCCGCTGATCCTTTTCATTCTGCCGACCCTGTTCATCGTCATCCTGGGTCCGGCGGCCTGCTCGATCAGCGACAATCTGTTCAAGTAA
- a CDS encoding type II secretion system F family protein codes for MIYIIIVAVGVLGVLLLANQAMSGPNPRRSLKRRVELIKERHGEGGVLAANAQAQIRKLMAARASRVDSWASTLIPKPALMRQRLDRTGKNITLGKYMMASLGIVAFIAALLMIQGMPFFLAFFVGLFAGAAIPHFVVGFLIKRRVNQFNSNFPDAIELMVRGLRSGLPITETLGIVAGEIGGPVGIEFRSVSDKMKIGRTMEAALQETSDRLGTAEFQFFVITLAIQRETGGNLAETLSNLADVLRKRGQMKLKIKAMSSESKASAYIVGSLPFIVFTMVYMVNQHYMSGFFTDQRLMVAGLGGLCWMSIGVFIMAKMVSFEI; via the coding sequence ATGATCTACATCATCATCGTGGCGGTCGGCGTGTTGGGCGTGCTCCTGCTTGCAAATCAGGCAATGAGCGGGCCCAATCCGCGCAGGTCGCTTAAGCGCCGGGTCGAACTGATCAAGGAGCGTCACGGCGAAGGCGGCGTGCTGGCGGCTAACGCGCAGGCGCAGATCCGCAAGCTGATGGCTGCCCGTGCCAGCCGGGTAGACAGCTGGGCTTCGACTTTGATCCCCAAGCCCGCCCTGATGCGCCAGCGGCTCGACCGCACCGGCAAGAACATCACGCTCGGCAAGTATATGATGGCGTCACTCGGCATTGTGGCGTTCATCGCCGCGTTGCTGATGATCCAGGGCATGCCCTTCTTCCTGGCGTTCTTCGTCGGCCTGTTCGCCGGCGCGGCCATCCCGCATTTTGTGGTCGGTTTCCTGATCAAGCGCCGGGTCAACCAGTTCAATTCGAACTTCCCCGACGCAATCGAACTGATGGTCCGCGGCCTTCGTTCGGGTCTGCCGATCACCGAGACCCTCGGCATCGTCGCCGGCGAAATCGGCGGTCCGGTCGGAATCGAATTCCGCTCCGTCTCCGACAAGATGAAGATCGGTCGGACGATGGAAGCTGCACTGCAGGAGACGTCGGATCGTCTTGGAACCGCCGAGTTCCAGTTCTTCGTCATCACACTGGCGATCCAGCGCGAGACGGGCGGCAACCTGGCGGAAACTCTGTCCAACCTGGCCGACGTGCTGCGCAAGCGCGGGCAGATGAAGCTCAAGATCAAGGCGATGAGTTCGGAATCGAAAGCGTCTGCCTACATCGTCGGTTCGCTGCCGTTCATCGTCTTCACGATGGTGTACATGGTGAACCAACACTACATGAGCGGCTTCTTCACTGACCAGCGACTGATGGTCGCAGGCCTTGGCGGGCTGTGCTGGATGAGCATTGGCGTGTTCATCATGGCCAAGATGGTCAGCTTCGAGATTTAG
- a CDS encoding pilus assembly protein CpaE — protein sequence MNAPFQARAGLRDPFTAFVCDDATADMLRPVAVEHGWSPEKVHKGGLRNAVQSLSVSASPTILFVDLSESADPLNDINALAEVCEPGTVVIASGQVNDVRLYRDLVASGIHDYLLKPFTVDQLRDTFAHAQSILSGPRGEAQADKPHVLTAVIGVRGGVGASTLATSLAWLMGEKSHRSTALLDLDVHFGTGALALDLEPGRGLTDAIENPSRIDGLFIERAMIRANERLSVLSAEAPLHQPLITDGTAFFQLQEEMKNAFESTVLDLPRQMLIQYPHMVHDAHVALVVSELTLAATRDTIRVLAWIKSNAPQTKVIVAANRVPSGGALEISKKDFEQSIERDVDIVFPEDRKVAAQAAKLGKPMAEIATGKMAAPFTQLANMVLSHASEEGATSEAKAAAGGKSLVDNLKSMLAKPKDKAA from the coding sequence ATGAACGCTCCGTTCCAAGCGCGTGCGGGTCTGCGTGACCCCTTCACCGCCTTCGTCTGCGATGATGCGACGGCCGACATGCTGCGTCCGGTTGCGGTCGAGCATGGCTGGTCGCCGGAAAAGGTCCACAAGGGTGGCCTGCGCAACGCGGTCCAGTCGCTGTCGGTTTCGGCCAGCCCGACGATCCTGTTCGTCGACCTGTCTGAATCAGCCGACCCGCTGAACGACATCAACGCGCTTGCCGAGGTTTGCGAGCCGGGCACGGTGGTGATCGCCTCCGGGCAGGTCAACGATGTCCGCCTGTACCGCGACCTCGTCGCCAGCGGCATCCACGACTATCTGCTGAAGCCGTTCACGGTCGACCAGCTGCGCGATACCTTCGCTCATGCCCAGTCGATCCTGTCGGGTCCGCGCGGCGAGGCGCAGGCCGACAAGCCGCATGTCCTGACCGCCGTGATCGGCGTTCGTGGCGGCGTTGGCGCGTCGACCCTGGCTACCAGCCTGGCCTGGCTGATGGGCGAGAAGTCGCACCGCTCAACCGCTTTGCTGGATCTCGATGTCCATTTCGGCACCGGTGCGCTGGCGCTCGACCTTGAGCCCGGACGCGGTCTCACCGACGCGATCGAAAATCCGAGCCGCATCGATGGCTTGTTCATCGAGCGCGCCATGATCCGCGCCAACGAACGGCTCTCGGTCTTGTCGGCCGAGGCTCCGCTTCACCAGCCGCTGATCACGGATGGCACCGCCTTCTTCCAGCTCCAGGAGGAGATGAAGAACGCGTTCGAATCGACCGTTCTCGATCTTCCGCGGCAGATGCTGATCCAGTATCCGCACATGGTCCATGACGCCCATGTTGCGCTGGTTGTCAGCGAACTGACCCTGGCGGCGACGCGCGACACGATCCGGGTGCTTGCCTGGATCAAGTCGAATGCGCCCCAGACCAAGGTGATCGTTGCCGCCAATCGCGTGCCTTCGGGCGGCGCGCTGGAAATCAGCAAGAAGGATTTCGAGCAGTCGATCGAGCGCGATGTCGATATCGTCTTCCCGGAAGACCGCAAGGTCGCGGCCCAGGCCGCCAAGCTGGGCAAGCCGATGGCCGAGATTGCGACCGGCAAGATGGCCGCGCCGTTCACCCAGCTGGCGAACATGGTGCTCAGCCATGCCAGCGAGGAAGGCGCGACGTCGGAAGCCAAGGCGGCTGCCGGCGGCAAGTCGCTGGTCGACAATCTGAAGTCGATGCTGGCCAAGCCGAAAGACAAGGCCGCGTAA
- a CDS encoding CpaD family pilus assembly protein translates to MYRHFTLLALAAAVAGCTHDQPTEALRGVEPVNVPVVTRADYAFDLAAPGGSLPSSEAGRLDGWFRSLQLGYGDSIYVDGLDAYEAKSDVARIAGQFGMMVSNGAPVTAGAIQPGTVRVVVTRARANVPNCPNWSAPSQPNLQNNSMSGLGCSVNANLAAMVANPEDLVHGREGSTVVDSVTATKAVNTYRTAKPTGTTGLQDLNTKKGN, encoded by the coding sequence ATGTACCGTCATTTCACTCTTCTGGCTCTCGCCGCCGCGGTTGCTGGGTGCACTCATGACCAGCCGACCGAGGCCTTGCGGGGCGTAGAACCGGTCAATGTTCCGGTCGTGACCCGGGCGGACTATGCGTTCGATCTCGCTGCTCCGGGTGGATCGCTGCCGTCGTCGGAAGCGGGTCGCCTGGACGGCTGGTTCCGGTCGCTGCAGCTGGGCTACGGGGACTCGATCTACGTCGATGGCCTGGATGCCTATGAAGCGAAGTCCGACGTCGCCCGCATCGCCGGTCAATTTGGCATGATGGTCAGCAATGGCGCCCCGGTCACGGCCGGTGCGATCCAGCCAGGGACCGTCCGCGTGGTCGTGACCCGCGCACGGGCAAACGTTCCGAACTGCCCGAACTGGTCGGCGCCATCGCAGCCCAATCTACAGAATAACAGCATGTCCGGTTTGGGCTGCTCGGTGAACGCCAACCTGGCCGCAATGGTCGCCAACCCCGAGGACCTGGTCCACGGGCGCGAGGGCAGCACCGTGGTTGATAGTGTGACCGCGACCAAGGCGGTCAACACCTATCGCACGGCGAAGCCGACCGGCACGACGGGCTTGCAGGATCTCAATACGAAGAAGGGCAACTAG
- a CDS encoding type II and III secretion system protein family protein, producing MTSISVRRQARLGTALAALALSLGSVVVATPAAAKPAAAGTYRPTTQVQLSVGEGQMIRLPRKVADVWTSNPGVADVYVSNPNQINLFGKEFGEATVIATAADGSVVYGTNVRVSSNLPSIREVLRAAMPDSNIQVQTVGQRAILSGTVASPEDAAFAIDLATSELNPGVDMSKEGAMCKICVVNRLKTATPLQVTLKVRIAEVSRSLIRSIGVNILTRDATSGFQFGLGQGNPGTFGSPASPDGSTAAIPKSFNVIPGGTSLGFAGKLLGLDILSTLDLAENDGLVTILAEPNLTALSGETASFLAGGEFPVPISQALGSVTIEYKQYGVGLAFTPIVLADGRISMRVRPEVSELSNEGSIRLNGFDVPALTTRRAETTVELGSGQSFMIAGLLRNANTNNVDKAPFLGDLPILGALFRSTKYRRAETELVIVVTPYLVRPVSNQLAAPTNGYRAPTAMQQVFEGQSYTGVSGPAPAQAAPAPAVTGAAATTAAPATPGFKL from the coding sequence ATGACCAGTATCTCCGTCCGTCGCCAGGCGCGCCTGGGCACCGCCCTTGCCGCACTGGCCCTGAGCCTCGGCTCAGTCGTCGTCGCCACGCCCGCCGCTGCAAAGCCGGCCGCTGCCGGGACCTATCGTCCCACCACGCAGGTCCAGCTGTCGGTCGGTGAAGGCCAGATGATCCGCCTGCCGCGCAAGGTTGCGGACGTTTGGACCTCCAACCCTGGCGTTGCCGACGTCTATGTCAGCAACCCGAACCAGATCAATCTGTTCGGCAAGGAGTTCGGCGAGGCTACCGTCATCGCCACTGCGGCCGACGGATCGGTGGTCTACGGCACCAACGTCCGGGTCAGTTCGAACCTTCCTTCGATCCGCGAAGTGCTCAGGGCAGCAATGCCGGACTCGAATATCCAAGTTCAAACGGTCGGCCAGCGGGCCATCCTGAGCGGTACCGTCGCGTCGCCTGAAGACGCAGCCTTTGCAATCGACCTGGCCACCAGCGAGCTTAATCCTGGCGTCGACATGTCGAAAGAAGGCGCGATGTGCAAAATCTGCGTGGTAAACCGGCTCAAGACCGCGACGCCGCTGCAGGTCACGCTCAAGGTTCGCATTGCCGAGGTCAGCCGCAGCCTGATCAGGTCGATCGGCGTCAACATCCTGACCCGCGACGCGACCAGCGGCTTCCAGTTCGGACTGGGCCAGGGCAACCCCGGCACGTTCGGATCGCCAGCTTCGCCGGACGGCAGCACCGCTGCCATTCCGAAGTCGTTCAATGTGATCCCGGGCGGTACTTCGCTTGGCTTCGCCGGCAAGTTGCTCGGCCTCGACATCCTGTCGACGCTGGACCTTGCCGAGAATGACGGCCTGGTCACGATCCTTGCCGAACCGAACCTGACGGCACTGTCAGGCGAAACCGCCAGCTTCCTTGCCGGCGGCGAGTTCCCGGTGCCGATCTCGCAGGCCCTTGGCTCGGTGACGATCGAATATAAGCAATATGGCGTCGGGCTTGCGTTCACTCCGATCGTGCTCGCCGACGGCCGCATTTCGATGCGCGTCCGTCCGGAAGTCAGCGAATTGTCGAACGAGGGCTCGATCCGTCTTAACGGGTTTGACGTCCCGGCGCTGACCACCCGCCGTGCCGAAACGACGGTGGAGCTTGGATCTGGCCAAAGCTTCATGATCGCCGGCCTGCTTCGCAACGCCAATACCAACAATGTCGACAAGGCGCCGTTCCTCGGCGACCTGCCGATCCTTGGCGCGCTGTTCCGCTCGACCAAATATCGCCGCGCGGAAACCGAGCTGGTGATCGTTGTCACGCCGTATTTGGTCCGGCCGGTGTCGAACCAGCTGGCCGCGCCGACCAATGGCTATCGCGCGCCAACGGCGATGCAGCAGGTATTTGAAGGCCAGAGCTACACTGGCGTGTCGGGCCCCGCCCCGGCTCAGGCTGCTCCGGCGCCCGCCGTTACCGGCGCCGCCGCGACAACTGCCGCGCCGGCAACCCCCGGGTTCAAGCTGTGA
- the cpaB gene encoding Flp pilus assembly protein CpaB, which produces MDVKKVALLVGALVIAVVTAIMAKNMFAGAGADQANAAPVVPAGPKVLVARKALPVGTIIDAESLTFQAWPKELVQNAYYTEGAPEADVQKLLGTVVRNPITAGQPLTKGALVGPNDRGFLAAALGPGMRAITVPVSNTTGVAGFIFPGDRVDMMLTQDVAGGGDGPPLKVSETVIRNLRVLATDQRTDSKDEEGKTIVKTFNTVTLEVTPRIAEKIAVAQSLGSLSLSLRSIADNTAELERAVASGEVKVPAGTNPVEERQMLLAVANRPADNNTTFVTGGDVSRFQRRSIPAKPSDSSGNATNNSANASGGAVAGTSVPVGPVVRVARGNSVTVVPVGAR; this is translated from the coding sequence ATGGACGTCAAGAAAGTCGCGCTGCTCGTCGGAGCGCTGGTCATCGCGGTGGTTACCGCCATCATGGCCAAGAACATGTTCGCCGGTGCGGGGGCCGATCAGGCCAACGCAGCTCCTGTGGTCCCGGCTGGCCCGAAAGTGCTGGTCGCCCGCAAGGCGCTGCCGGTCGGCACCATCATCGATGCCGAAAGCCTGACCTTCCAGGCCTGGCCCAAGGAACTGGTGCAGAACGCTTACTACACCGAGGGTGCGCCCGAGGCCGATGTGCAGAAGCTGCTCGGCACGGTTGTCCGCAACCCGATCACCGCTGGCCAGCCACTGACCAAGGGTGCGCTCGTCGGCCCGAACGATCGCGGCTTCCTTGCCGCGGCGCTTGGCCCGGGCATGCGCGCCATCACCGTTCCGGTGTCGAACACCACGGGCGTTGCCGGCTTCATCTTCCCGGGTGACCGGGTCGACATGATGCTGACCCAGGATGTCGCCGGTGGTGGCGATGGCCCGCCGCTCAAGGTGTCGGAGACCGTCATTCGCAACCTGCGCGTGCTGGCCACCGATCAGCGGACCGACAGCAAGGACGAAGAAGGCAAGACCATCGTCAAGACCTTCAATACCGTCACGCTGGAAGTTACGCCGCGCATCGCCGAAAAGATTGCAGTTGCCCAGTCGCTGGGTTCGCTGAGCCTGTCCCTGCGCTCGATCGCCGACAACACCGCCGAACTTGAGCGGGCTGTTGCCTCGGGTGAGGTCAAGGTTCCGGCCGGCACCAATCCGGTTGAAGAACGTCAGATGCTGCTGGCTGTCGCCAATCGGCCGGCCGACAACAACACGACCTTCGTTACCGGCGGTGACGTGTCGCGCTTCCAGCGCCGCAGCATCCCCGCCAAGCCGTCGGATAGCTCTGGCAATGCAACCAACAATTCCGCCAACGCCTCGGGCGGCGCTGTAGCTGGCACGTCCGTGCCGGTCGGCCCGGTCGTTCGTGTCGCTCGCGGCAATAGTGTCACCGTCGTTCCGGTGGGAGCTCGCTAA
- a CDS encoding A24 family peptidase: MMNGGFTLALLGILAAMLVWIAVVDIKTYTISDRLNVAIALLAPVYWWASGVDLWPDASLRVAMAVIVFLLFAGAFYLNVMGGGDVKLAGALALWFAPYDTVKLLVIMSMAGGLLTLVVLGLHRIRKKTGRPEVPYGVAIAVGGMWLLAQRFLNQFAGLSLGN, translated from the coding sequence ATGATGAATGGCGGATTCACCCTGGCCCTGCTCGGAATATTGGCGGCAATGCTCGTCTGGATCGCGGTGGTCGATATCAAGACCTACACGATTTCCGATCGACTTAACGTTGCCATTGCCTTGCTCGCGCCCGTCTATTGGTGGGCGTCCGGCGTCGACCTTTGGCCTGACGCCTCCCTGCGGGTGGCGATGGCGGTAATCGTCTTCCTGCTCTTCGCCGGCGCCTTTTACCTCAACGTGATGGGCGGCGGGGACGTGAAGCTGGCCGGGGCGCTGGCCCTGTGGTTTGCGCCCTACGATACGGTGAAGCTGCTGGTGATCATGTCGATGGCGGGCGGGCTGCTTACCCTGGTCGTTCTCGGCCTGCATCGCATTCGCAAAAAGACCGGCCGTCCGGAGGTCCCGTACGGTGTCGCCATCGCGGTGGGCGGAATGTGGTTACTAGCCCAACGCTTTCTTAACCAATTTGCCGGATTGTCGCTGGGCAACTGA
- a CDS encoding NAD(P)/FAD-dependent oxidoreductase translates to MERVDVLIVGGGIAGASLGARLASHVSVLIIEAEDLCGRHATGRSAAFWQASLGGETPERQLSLASKPMFDANWPGSDAPLLRPRGAVHLTGPCGERFEDIDNLAGEHRPVHLSRAEIDRLIPGLREQWTGAWYEASCADIEVAAFHDSCLRAVKRLGGQVRTDVALLSAKGSAEGWRVETNQGSIEAGVAVNAAGAWGDEVARRAGVDTLGLEPLQRTVVQLRVGRKGLRDIPFVTDSHDSFYFKGEGDNSVWVCPLDETPVEPGDAAPEELDVATAIDRFEQAVDWPVEAVERKWAGLRTFAPDRGMKFGFDPVKAGFFWCVGQGGMGIQTAPAASLLCAALIMGESMPGELSAIDPAEFEPRGLRN, encoded by the coding sequence ATGGAGAGAGTTGACGTACTGATTGTCGGTGGCGGCATCGCCGGAGCCAGCCTTGGCGCGCGCCTTGCGAGCCACGTCAGCGTGTTGATTATCGAGGCAGAAGATCTGTGCGGGCGCCATGCCACCGGCCGTTCGGCTGCGTTTTGGCAGGCGAGTCTCGGCGGTGAAACTCCCGAGCGCCAGCTGAGCCTGGCCTCCAAACCAATGTTCGATGCAAATTGGCCTGGCAGCGACGCGCCGTTGCTGCGCCCCAGAGGGGCGGTCCACCTGACGGGTCCCTGTGGCGAGCGTTTTGAGGATATTGACAATCTCGCCGGCGAGCATCGGCCGGTTCACTTGAGCCGGGCCGAAATCGATCGGCTAATTCCGGGATTGCGCGAGCAATGGACCGGCGCCTGGTATGAGGCGAGCTGCGCCGACATCGAAGTCGCGGCTTTTCACGATAGCTGCCTTCGCGCCGTGAAGCGGCTAGGCGGCCAGGTCCGTACGGACGTCGCGTTGCTGTCTGCAAAAGGGTCGGCGGAGGGATGGCGGGTCGAGACGAACCAAGGCTCGATCGAAGCTGGGGTTGCCGTCAACGCGGCTGGCGCCTGGGGCGATGAGGTCGCCCGACGTGCCGGTGTCGATACGCTGGGGCTTGAGCCGCTACAGCGCACGGTGGTGCAACTTCGGGTCGGACGTAAGGGTTTGCGCGACATTCCGTTCGTCACCGACAGCCACGACAGTTTCTATTTCAAGGGCGAGGGCGACAATAGCGTGTGGGTTTGCCCGCTTGACGAGACGCCGGTCGAGCCGGGCGACGCGGCGCCGGAGGAACTGGACGTTGCCACCGCGATCGACCGATTCGAGCAAGCGGTCGATTGGCCGGTCGAGGCGGTCGAGCGCAAATGGGCAGGCCTCAGGACGTTTGCGCCCGATCGCGGCATGAAGTTCGGGTTCGACCCGGTCAAAGCAGGATTCTTCTGGTGTGTCGGGCAGGGCGGCATGGGCATCCAGACCGCGCCTGCCGCATCCCTGCTATGCGCGGCCCTGATCATGGGCGAATCGATGCCGGGCGAATTGAGCGCGATCGATCCGGCCGAGTTCGAGCCGCGCGGGCTGCGCAACTAG
- the rnhA gene encoding ribonuclease HI — protein sequence MLELPDVEIFTDGACKGNPGPGGWGAILRSNGKERELSGGEAPTTNNRMELMAAIEALNALKKPCRVQLWTDSNYVRDGITKWIHGWRRNGWRTADKKPVKNAELWQALLEASEPHRIEWHWVKAHDGHPENERADALACAEAEARR from the coding sequence ATGCTGGAGCTGCCCGACGTCGAAATTTTTACCGATGGCGCGTGCAAGGGCAATCCAGGCCCGGGCGGCTGGGGCGCGATCCTGCGTTCCAACGGCAAGGAGCGCGAGCTTTCTGGCGGCGAGGCGCCAACCACCAACAACCGCATGGAGCTGATGGCGGCGATCGAGGCGCTGAACGCGCTCAAGAAACCTTGCCGGGTCCAGCTATGGACCGACAGCAATTATGTCCGCGACGGCATTACCAAATGGATTCATGGATGGCGGCGCAACGGGTGGAGGACTGCCGACAAGAAGCCGGTCAAGAATGCCGAGCTATGGCAAGCACTGCTCGAAGCGTCCGAACCCCACCGCATCGAATGGCATTGGGTAAAGGCCCATGACGGCCACCCCGAAAATGAGCGCGCCGACGCCTTGGCTTGCGCCGAGGCCGAAGCCAGGCGTTAA
- the ispH gene encoding 4-hydroxy-3-methylbut-2-enyl diphosphate reductase, which produces MSLPKPELQLLIAAPRGFCAGVDRAIKIVELAIERFGPPVYVRHEIVHNRFVVDRLRGLGAVFVQELDEVPDGRPVVFSAHGVPKVVPAAAQARGLDYLDATCPLVSKVHRQAERLIEAGRHILFIGHDGHPEVIGTFGQVPPGTMTLIESIEDVALLEPADPGNLSFLTQTTLSVDDTAQIVEALQVRFPAILAPRSEDICYATSNRQAAVKTIASHCERMLVIGAPNSSNSLRLAEVAERSGAPARLIQRAADIDWDWLGTPRIVGLTAGASAPEILVREVVEALAERFEVTEEIGEHEPERMTFKLPRELVA; this is translated from the coding sequence ATGAGCTTGCCCAAGCCTGAACTACAACTGCTTATCGCGGCACCGCGCGGCTTTTGCGCCGGTGTCGACCGTGCCATCAAGATCGTCGAACTGGCGATCGAGCGGTTCGGCCCTCCGGTCTATGTTCGCCACGAAATCGTTCACAATCGTTTCGTCGTCGACCGGCTGCGGGGCCTTGGCGCGGTTTTCGTCCAGGAACTCGACGAAGTGCCCGACGGCCGCCCGGTGGTATTTTCGGCCCATGGCGTTCCGAAGGTCGTCCCGGCCGCCGCACAGGCCCGCGGCCTCGACTATCTCGATGCCACCTGTCCTTTGGTCAGCAAGGTCCATCGCCAGGCCGAACGCCTGATCGAAGCGGGCCGCCACATATTGTTTATCGGCCATGACGGCCACCCGGAAGTCATCGGCACGTTTGGCCAAGTCCCGCCGGGCACTATGACGCTGATCGAGTCGATCGAGGATGTCGCCCTTCTGGAGCCCGCCGATCCGGGCAACCTCTCCTTCCTGACCCAGACGACACTTTCGGTCGACGACACCGCGCAAATCGTCGAGGCCTTGCAGGTCCGCTTTCCGGCCATACTCGCGCCTCGGAGCGAGGATATTTGCTATGCCACATCCAACCGGCAGGCCGCGGTCAAGACGATTGCCTCGCACTGCGAACGAATGCTGGTGATCGGCGCGCCCAATAGCAGCAATTCGCTCAGGCTGGCCGAAGTCGCCGAGCGCAGCGGTGCGCCGGCCCGTCTCATCCAGCGCGCGGCGGACATCGACTGGGACTGGCTCGGCACGCCGCGGATCGTTGGCCTCACGGCCGGGGCTTCGGCTCCCGAAATATTGGTCCGCGAGGTCGTCGAGGCATTGGCCGAACGATTTGAGGTGACCGAGGAGATCGGCGAGCACGAGCCCGAGCGGATGACCTTCAAGCTTCCCCGCGAGCTTGTCGCCTGA
- the gcvT gene encoding glycine cleavage system aminomethyltransferase GcvT, giving the protein MIETSEQLDRLPLDAWHRARGGRMVPFAGYEMPVQYDGIMAEHLWVRSHAGLFDVSHMGQLLFHGPNVDHALEALLPGDLIALKDGRLKYSMLLAEDGGIIDDLMATRRGDQFYLVVNGATKHGDIEQFQKRLPRTIAMDHMKEQALLALQGPEAVAVLESIVPGVGELSFMQAGLYHWDGKPLWISRSGYTGEDGFEISVSGRDVESLADTLAADERVKPIGLGARDSLRLEAGLPLYGHDLSGETTPVMADLNFAINKRRKAEGGFAGALRIMAELENGAAQKRVGLLVEGKQPVREGALILDSEGSEVGKVTSGGHSPSLGRPIAMGYVATPLAEPGSTLTLEQRGKLFQAAVAPMPFVPHRYHRKQGAAA; this is encoded by the coding sequence GTGATTGAGACTAGCGAACAATTGGACAGGCTGCCGCTGGATGCGTGGCACCGCGCCCGGGGCGGACGAATGGTGCCCTTCGCCGGCTATGAAATGCCGGTCCAGTATGACGGCATCATGGCCGAGCATTTGTGGGTGCGAAGCCACGCCGGCCTGTTCGATGTCAGCCATATGGGGCAATTGCTGTTCCATGGACCGAACGTCGATCATGCGCTGGAAGCGCTTCTGCCGGGCGACCTCATTGCGCTAAAAGATGGGCGGCTCAAATATTCGATGCTGCTCGCCGAGGACGGCGGGATAATCGACGATCTGATGGCCACGAGGCGCGGCGACCAATTCTACCTGGTGGTCAACGGCGCGACCAAGCATGGCGATATCGAGCAGTTCCAGAAGCGATTGCCGCGGACGATCGCCATGGATCACATGAAAGAGCAGGCGCTGCTTGCACTGCAGGGGCCGGAGGCGGTCGCGGTGCTGGAGAGCATCGTCCCCGGCGTCGGCGAACTCAGTTTCATGCAGGCGGGGCTCTACCATTGGGACGGAAAACCGCTTTGGATCAGCCGCTCGGGCTATACCGGCGAAGACGGGTTTGAGATTTCGGTTTCGGGCCGCGACGTCGAGTCATTGGCCGACACCCTGGCGGCCGACGAGCGGGTCAAGCCGATCGGGTTGGGAGCGCGCGACTCACTGCGGCTCGAAGCGGGACTGCCGCTCTACGGTCATGATCTGAGCGGCGAGACGACGCCGGTGATGGCCGACCTTAACTTTGCCATCAACAAGCGCCGCAAGGCCGAAGGTGGGTTTGCCGGGGCTCTCCGGATCATGGCCGAGTTGGAGAATGGCGCGGCGCAGAAAAGGGTGGGCTTGCTGGTTGAGGGCAAACAGCCGGTCCGTGAAGGCGCGCTGATCCTCGACTCTGAAGGTAGCGAAGTCGGCAAGGTCACGTCGGGTGGGCATTCCCCGTCGCTCGGCCGGCCGATCGCCATGGGTTACGTTGCCACCCCGTTGGCCGAGCCCGGAAGCACGCTGACGCTAGAGCAGCGCGGCAAGCTGTTCCAGGCCGCCGTCGCGCCAATGCCTTTCGTCCCCCATCGCTATCATCGCAAACAGGGAGCAGCCGCATGA